A single region of the Pontimicrobium sp. SW4 genome encodes:
- a CDS encoding HAD family hydrolase: MEVDYKNIRVIGFDADDTLWVNETFFREAELEFARLLSPYETANKIDQELFKKEMDNLGLYGYGVKAFVLSMVESAIEISNGSVSNKTLNNILNIGKSMLNQPVELLDGVEDVLKALSKKYRLILATKGDLLDQERKLEKSGLTDYFHHIEVLSDKKEENYSKLLNHLDIKPSEFLMIGNSLKSDILPLINIKAHAIHVPFHTTWAHEQVGEEETNGKNYKTVSSLRGVLNFLN, translated from the coding sequence GTGGAAGTAGATTACAAGAACATAAGAGTAATTGGCTTTGATGCCGATGACACCCTTTGGGTAAACGAAACTTTTTTTAGAGAAGCAGAGTTAGAATTTGCACGTTTGCTGAGTCCTTACGAAACAGCAAATAAGATAGATCAAGAGCTCTTTAAAAAAGAAATGGATAATTTAGGGTTGTATGGTTATGGAGTAAAAGCATTTGTGCTATCTATGGTTGAGTCTGCTATCGAAATTTCTAACGGATCTGTGTCAAATAAAACTTTGAATAATATTTTAAATATTGGTAAATCTATGCTTAATCAACCAGTCGAATTGTTAGATGGTGTTGAGGATGTTTTAAAAGCATTATCAAAAAAGTATCGATTAATTTTGGCTACTAAAGGTGATTTATTAGATCAAGAACGAAAATTAGAAAAATCTGGGTTGACCGATTATTTTCATCATATTGAAGTATTAAGTGATAAAAAAGAAGAAAACTATTCTAAACTATTAAATCATTTAGATATAAAACCTTCTGAATTTTTAATGATTGGAAATTCATTAAAGTCTGATATTTTGCCATTAATAAACATCAAAGCACATGCTATTCATGTACCATTTCATACTACTTGGGCACATGAACAAGTTGGTGAGGAAGAAACAAATGGTAAAAATTATAAAACGGTTAGTAGTTTGCGTGGGGTATTAAAT
- the kdsB gene encoding 3-deoxy-manno-octulosonate cytidylyltransferase, producing the protein MIPARYSASRFPGKLMQDLEGKTVILRTYEATVATKLFAEVYVVTDSDIIFNEITSHGGKAIMSKKEHESGSDRIAEAVQNVDCDIVVNVQGDEPFTERSSLEKVLNVFHDDPNKEIDLASLMVEIKDWDEISNPNTVKVIVDQRDFALYFSRSPIPYPRDKNVGAKYFKHKGIYAFRKQALIDFSNLPMQFIEASEKIECIRYLEYGKKIKMVETNVEGVEIDTPEDLLRAKKLWK; encoded by the coding sequence ATGATTCCAGCACGTTATAGTGCATCTCGATTTCCTGGAAAATTAATGCAAGACCTAGAGGGTAAAACAGTGATACTTCGTACTTACGAGGCAACTGTAGCTACAAAACTATTTGCAGAGGTATATGTAGTGACAGACAGCGATATTATTTTCAATGAAATTACGTCTCATGGAGGAAAAGCTATTATGAGCAAGAAAGAACACGAATCTGGAAGTGATCGTATTGCTGAAGCTGTTCAAAATGTAGATTGCGATATCGTTGTGAACGTCCAAGGAGATGAACCGTTTACCGAAAGGTCTAGTTTAGAAAAAGTCCTTAATGTATTTCATGATGACCCAAATAAAGAAATAGATTTGGCGTCTTTGATGGTAGAAATAAAAGATTGGGACGAAATTTCAAACCCAAATACTGTAAAGGTGATTGTAGATCAACGAGATTTTGCATTGTATTTTTCAAGAAGCCCAATCCCTTATCCTAGAGATAAAAATGTAGGCGCTAAATATTTTAAACATAAAGGTATTTATGCATTTAGAAAACAGGCTCTGATAGATTTTAGTAATTTACCAATGCAATTTATTGAAGCTTCAGAGAAAATAGAATGTATTAGATATTTGGAGTATGGAAAAAAGATAAAAATGGTAGAAACCAATGTTGAGGGTGTAGAAATTGATACTCCAGAAGATTTATTAAGAGCAAAAAAACTGTGGAAGTAG
- a CDS encoding AAA family ATPase, whose product MNSSEFYKLIKNDFPFDPTIKQNIVLQQLADYVFDTSPNSLYVLKGFAGTGKTTIIGTIVTNLWKAKKSAVLMAPTGRAAKVISNYSGKEAFTIHKKIYTARYSNSGKVSFVLAPNKHKKTIFIVDEASMISDIPGQSNLFGSGSLLDDLMQYVYSGHQCKLLLIGDTAQLPPVKLDLSPALNENALSLSYNKEVTRMELDEVVRQEQDSGILFNATLLRESIAGSYFDSFQFNLKGFKDIVRLVDGYDIMDAINDAYSSLGNEETAIIVRSNKRANLYNQQIRSRILFNEHELTAGDYLMIVKNNYFWLKPTSEAGFIANGDIIEVLEVFSIKELYNFRFAEVKVRMVDYPKMRPFETVLMLNTINLETPSLPYDEANNLYQEVLKDYEDETTSYKKFLKVKNNKYLNALQVKFSYAITCHKSQGGQWNTVFVEQPYLPEGINRDYLRWLYTAITRAKEKLYLIGFKDDFFEA is encoded by the coding sequence ATGAATTCCTCAGAATTTTATAAACTTATAAAAAACGATTTTCCGTTTGATCCAACAATAAAGCAAAATATTGTTTTACAGCAACTTGCGGACTATGTTTTTGATACATCTCCAAATTCATTATATGTTTTAAAGGGTTTTGCTGGTACTGGTAAAACAACAATTATTGGAACTATTGTAACAAACTTGTGGAAGGCAAAAAAAAGTGCAGTTTTAATGGCGCCAACTGGTAGAGCGGCTAAAGTGATTTCTAATTACTCAGGAAAAGAAGCTTTTACCATCCATAAGAAAATATATACTGCGAGATATTCAAACAGCGGAAAAGTATCGTTTGTATTGGCACCCAATAAGCATAAAAAAACCATTTTTATTGTTGATGAAGCATCAATGATATCTGATATTCCGGGGCAAAGCAATTTGTTTGGAAGTGGATCTTTATTAGACGATTTGATGCAATATGTTTATTCTGGACACCAATGTAAGCTATTGTTAATTGGAGACACAGCGCAATTACCACCAGTAAAACTCGATTTAAGTCCTGCGTTAAACGAAAACGCTTTAAGCCTAAGTTACAATAAAGAAGTAACTAGGATGGAATTAGACGAAGTTGTGAGACAAGAGCAAGATTCTGGTATTCTATTTAATGCAACTTTATTGAGAGAATCTATCGCTGGTTCTTATTTTGACTCTTTTCAGTTTAATCTAAAAGGCTTTAAGGATATTGTTCGTCTTGTTGATGGTTATGATATTATGGACGCTATAAATGACGCTTATAGTAGTTTAGGAAATGAAGAAACGGCAATCATTGTTAGATCAAACAAACGAGCTAATTTATATAATCAGCAAATCCGTTCTCGTATTTTGTTTAATGAACATGAATTAACTGCTGGAGATTATTTAATGATTGTTAAGAATAATTATTTCTGGCTAAAGCCAACAAGTGAAGCTGGGTTTATTGCTAATGGTGATATTATTGAAGTATTAGAAGTTTTTAGTATTAAAGAATTATACAATTTTCGTTTTGCTGAAGTAAAAGTAAGAATGGTAGATTATCCAAAAATGCGGCCATTCGAAACAGTTTTAATGTTAAATACCATTAATTTAGAGACCCCATCACTGCCTTATGATGAAGCGAATAATTTGTATCAAGAAGTTTTGAAAGATTATGAAGATGAAACCACTTCTTATAAAAAATTCTTAAAAGTGAAGAACAACAAGTATTTAAACGCTTTACAAGTAAAGTTTTCTTATGCTATTACGTGTCATAAATCTCAAGGAGGACAATGGAATACGGTTTTTGTAGAGCAACCATATTTACCAGAAGGGATTAATAGAGATTATCTAAGATGGTTATATACAGCTATAACTAGAGCAAAAGAAAAATTATACCTTATTGGTTTTAAAGATGACTTTTTTGAAGCATAA
- a CDS encoding DUF3822 family protein translates to MSIQVSLSGLSFCVLNLSTQSVVFYKKILFDKKLNPSDVLDKLTHQFNTEDSLKESFKSVTVIHENELSALVPKSLFNEEHLADYLKFNSKILRSDFITYDEISTNDSVNVYVPYVNINNYIYDSFGEFEFKHFSTIVLETLLNLEKNAQTTKMYIHIADTHFEIIVIKKGQLQLYNTFDYSTKEDFIYYILFTAEQLELNPEKTPLILLGNVTKENELYKIAYTYVRNVSIIEPKTTITPAEGISKAYLSNFVITNSF, encoded by the coding sequence TTGTCCATTCAAGTTAGCTTGAGTGGACTTTCTTTTTGTGTCTTGAATTTAAGCACACAATCAGTTGTTTTTTATAAGAAAATCTTATTTGATAAGAAACTCAATCCAAGTGATGTTCTTGATAAATTAACTCACCAATTTAATACTGAAGATAGTTTAAAAGAATCATTTAAATCTGTTACAGTTATTCATGAAAACGAATTATCGGCATTAGTACCAAAATCATTATTTAATGAAGAACATTTAGCTGACTATTTAAAGTTCAACTCTAAAATTCTACGTTCAGATTTTATAACTTATGATGAAATATCTACAAATGATAGTGTTAACGTATATGTTCCCTATGTAAACATTAACAATTATATATATGATTCCTTTGGTGAGTTTGAATTCAAGCACTTTTCTACAATTGTTTTAGAAACTCTTTTAAATCTTGAAAAAAATGCTCAAACTACTAAAATGTATATTCACATAGCGGATACTCATTTTGAAATTATTGTTATTAAAAAAGGTCAACTGCAATTATATAATACTTTTGATTATTCCACTAAAGAAGATTTTATTTATTACATCTTATTTACAGCAGAGCAATTAGAACTAAATCCTGAGAAAACTCCTCTTATTCTATTAGGCAATGTTACTAAAGAGAATGAACTATATAAAATAGCCTATACATATGTTCGAAATGTGTCAATTATAGAGCCTAAGACAACAATTACACCAGCAGAAGGTATTAGTAAAGCCTATTTATCAAATTTTGTAATCACAAATAGTTTTTAA
- a CDS encoding RsmD family RNA methyltransferase, producing the protein MRIISGLYKGRRITAPKKLPVRPTTDMAKEALFNILNNRFYFDDISVLDLFAGTGNISYEFASRGTEDITSVDKDFGCTKFIAHTSDEFDFDIRVIKADVFKFLETTKQKHTVIFADPPYDFSIDAFSKIPELVFQNQLLVDDGILIIEHSKHTNLSSLASYSYSKNYGGNRFSFFELPKAD; encoded by the coding sequence ATGCGTATAATATCTGGATTATATAAAGGACGGCGCATTACTGCTCCAAAAAAACTACCTGTAAGACCAACTACAGATATGGCAAAAGAAGCCTTATTTAATATTTTAAACAATCGTTTTTATTTTGATGACATCTCTGTATTAGATCTTTTTGCTGGTACTGGTAATATAAGTTATGAATTTGCATCTCGTGGTACTGAAGATATAACAAGTGTAGACAAAGATTTTGGTTGCACAAAATTCATTGCTCATACATCTGATGAATTCGATTTCGATATTCGAGTAATAAAAGCTGATGTTTTTAAATTCTTAGAAACAACCAAGCAAAAGCATACTGTTATTTTTGCTGATCCTCCTTACGATTTTAGCATAGATGCTTTTTCAAAAATTCCAGAACTTGTTTTTCAAAATCAATTATTAGTAGATGATGGTATCTTAATAATTGAGCATTCTAAACATACCAATCTGTCAAGTTTAGCAAGTTATTCCTATTCCAAAAACTATGGAGGCAATAGGTTTAGTTTTTTTGAACTGCCTAAGGCGGATTAA
- a CDS encoding DNA polymerase III subunit gamma/tau: MEHFVVSARKYRPQTFKDVVGQQAITNTLLNAIENNHLAQALLFTGPRGVGKTTCARILAKMINSEGEEKEDEDFAFNIFELDAASNNSVDDIRNLTDQVRIPPQVGKYKVYIIDEVHMLSQSAFNAFLKTLEEPPKHCIFILATTEKHKIIPTILSRCQIFDFKRITVKDAKNYLKYIAEQQEIDAEDDALHIIAQKADGAMRDALSIFDRVVSFSGKHLTRQAVTENLNVLDYETYFKSTDLILENNIPELLLQFNNTISKGFDGHHFIAGLASHFRDLLVCKTPETIDLLEVGDQTKEKYLKQSKKTSQSFLLKGIELANDCDLKYKTSRNQRLLVELCLMQLASITYDGEKKNSSSHFIIPASYFKSKGITPIPIKRPVNTEAEASITISTQSIEQSVVNEPQPEPIKAASVENEVAQKLAIKRPKIILNKQTKTTSGLSLSSIKKKKEHLIRQMEVVIDEENLPTDSFSESNMQIAWEEFVVNLEKKGKYNLASILRIDTPKLSSETVINMVFPNSTNKVEVERQQYDLLAYLRKKLNNFSITLDITVNEELEKKYAYTPIEKYEKLKEKNPNIDLLRKTFDLDI; encoded by the coding sequence ATGGAACACTTTGTAGTATCTGCACGTAAATACAGACCACAAACATTTAAAGATGTTGTTGGACAGCAAGCTATTACAAATACGTTATTAAATGCTATTGAAAACAACCATTTAGCACAAGCTTTATTATTTACAGGTCCTCGTGGTGTTGGTAAAACGACATGTGCACGTATTCTTGCTAAAATGATTAATAGTGAAGGTGAAGAAAAAGAGGATGAAGATTTTGCATTTAACATTTTTGAACTTGACGCAGCTTCTAATAACTCGGTAGATGATATTAGAAATTTAACCGATCAAGTTCGTATTCCACCACAAGTTGGTAAATACAAAGTGTATATTATAGATGAAGTGCATATGCTGTCGCAATCGGCATTTAATGCCTTTTTAAAAACGCTAGAAGAACCACCAAAGCATTGTATTTTTATTCTAGCAACTACAGAAAAACATAAGATTATTCCAACTATATTATCGCGTTGTCAAATATTTGATTTTAAACGGATTACAGTTAAAGATGCAAAAAACTACTTGAAGTACATTGCAGAGCAACAAGAAATCGATGCTGAGGATGATGCTTTGCACATTATTGCTCAAAAAGCCGATGGAGCTATGCGAGATGCGCTTTCAATTTTTGATCGTGTTGTTAGTTTCTCAGGCAAGCATTTAACAAGGCAGGCTGTAACCGAAAACTTAAATGTATTAGATTACGAAACCTATTTTAAAAGCACCGATTTAATTTTAGAGAATAATATTCCTGAATTACTATTACAATTCAATAATACTATATCTAAAGGTTTTGATGGGCATCATTTTATTGCAGGTTTAGCTTCACACTTTAGAGATCTTTTAGTTTGTAAAACACCTGAAACTATAGATTTACTTGAAGTTGGTGACCAAACAAAAGAAAAATACTTAAAGCAATCTAAAAAAACATCTCAAAGTTTCTTACTAAAAGGAATAGAGCTAGCTAACGATTGTGATCTTAAATATAAAACCAGTAGAAATCAACGTTTGCTGGTGGAATTATGCCTTATGCAACTTGCCTCTATCACTTATGATGGAGAAAAAAAAAATAGCAGTAGCCACTTTATAATTCCAGCATCCTACTTTAAAAGTAAAGGTATTACTCCAATTCCTATTAAAAGGCCAGTCAATACAGAAGCAGAAGCCAGTATAACGATATCTACTCAATCTATAGAGCAATCGGTTGTAAACGAACCACAACCTGAACCTATAAAAGCAGCGTCGGTTGAAAATGAAGTTGCTCAAAAACTAGCAATAAAGAGACCGAAAATAATTTTAAACAAGCAAACAAAAACTACCTCTGGTTTATCGCTTAGTAGTATAAAAAAGAAAAAAGAACATCTTATTCGGCAGATGGAAGTTGTTATTGATGAAGAAAACCTTCCAACAGATTCTTTTTCTGAAAGCAACATGCAAATAGCATGGGAAGAGTTTGTTGTTAATTTAGAAAAGAAAGGAAAATATAATTTAGCATCAATTTTGCGAATTGATACACCAAAACTATCCTCTGAGACTGTCATTAATATGGTGTTTCCGAATTCTACTAATAAAGTAGAAGTTGAAAGGCAACAGTATGATTTACTTGCCTATTTAAGAAAAAAACTTAATAATTTTTCAATAACACTGGATATTACTGTAAATGAAGAATTAGAAAAAAAGTATGCCTATACTCCTATTGAAAAATATGAGAAACTAAAAGAGAAAAATCCAAATATTGACTTATTACGTAAAACTTTTGACTTAGATATATAA
- a CDS encoding DUF4738 domain-containing protein translates to MKYILALFMVSFVFFTSCDGKDRAKKTSKEILEDSNLSPSFFEQVSYIPEQYSEEIVDTTFSNGFKISTKYFSDMNNNVLNEFEIDTIHYKHYYREFITELTVEFQEKKIFSKTIDKSLFENKDDAHFWEQSIMLGLFIDKELTDNDKLFTVASFCIPESEICKDFRLVIANNGDMEIIELKTEEVH, encoded by the coding sequence ATGAAATACATTTTAGCTCTTTTTATGGTATCATTTGTGTTCTTTACAAGTTGTGATGGAAAAGACAGGGCAAAAAAAACCAGTAAAGAAATATTAGAGGATAGTAATTTGTCACCTTCTTTTTTTGAGCAGGTAAGTTACATTCCTGAGCAATATTCCGAAGAAATTGTTGATACCACCTTTAGTAATGGTTTTAAAATAAGTACCAAGTATTTTTCTGATATGAATAACAATGTTCTAAATGAATTTGAAATAGATACAATTCATTATAAACATTATTATAGAGAATTTATAACTGAGCTCACTGTAGAATTTCAAGAAAAGAAAATATTTAGTAAAACTATTGACAAATCTCTTTTTGAAAACAAAGATGATGCTCATTTTTGGGAGCAATCTATTATGCTAGGACTCTTTATTGATAAAGAGTTGACCGATAATGATAAGTTATTTACTGTAGCTTCTTTTTGCATACCTGAATCGGAAATTTGCAAAGATTTTCGCTTAGTTATAGCTAACAATGGTGACATGGAAATTATTGAATTAAAAACTGAAGAAGTACACTAA
- a CDS encoding tRNA-(ms[2]io[6]A)-hydroxylase — MLGLKLPTDPRWVNIVEKNIEEILTDHAFCEQKATSTAISLIVSFPEYTDLVQEMIELVKEEMSHFKMVHDIILERGYNLGRDRKDDYVLQLLKFFPKGGSRTTQLVHRLLYAALIEARSCERFRLLSEELEDKKLAGFYKKLMISEANHYTMFLGYARQYGDRKEVDKKWQDLLEYEAQIMKNLGNKETVHG, encoded by the coding sequence ATGTTAGGACTCAAACTACCCACTGATCCTCGTTGGGTAAACATCGTTGAAAAAAATATAGAAGAAATACTAACAGACCATGCCTTTTGTGAGCAAAAAGCAACGAGTACAGCCATTTCGCTAATTGTTAGTTTTCCTGAGTATACCGATTTAGTTCAAGAAATGATTGAACTTGTTAAAGAAGAGATGAGTCATTTTAAAATGGTCCATGATATTATTCTAGAACGTGGTTACAACTTGGGTAGAGATAGAAAAGATGATTACGTATTACAATTACTGAAATTCTTTCCCAAAGGAGGTAGTAGAACAACACAATTGGTACATCGCTTATTATATGCTGCTTTAATTGAAGCTAGAAGCTGCGAGCGTTTTAGATTATTATCAGAAGAACTGGAAGATAAAAAATTAGCAGGTTTTTATAAAAAACTCATGATTAGTGAAGCCAACCATTATACAATGTTTTTAGGTTATGCGCGACAATATGGAGATAGAAAAGAAGTAGATAAAAAATGGCAAGATTTATTGGAATATGAAGCCCAAATCATGAAAAACTTAGGAAATAAAGAAACTGTTCATGGTTAA
- a CDS encoding exopolyphosphatase, producing the protein MLSIKKYGAIDIGSNAVRLLIAIIIEEEGKPTRFKKSSLVRVPIRLGAEVFLKNTISNENKRRLKDTMMAFKLLMKSHKVERYKACATSAMREATNGVEIAQEIFEHSKIQIDIIDGEEEAAIIAETDLHEYIDNDRNYVYVDVGGGSTEFSIIHNGEKVTSKSFKIGTVRLLNDIVKRETWLELESWIKLNTEKYDKVDVIGSGGNINKIFKISGKAIGKPLTYFYLSTYYHTLKSYSYEERITELDLNQDRADVIIPAMQIYLSAMKWSRAKHIYVPKIGLSDGIIKSLYYETIPSKTI; encoded by the coding sequence ATGCTATCAATTAAAAAGTATGGTGCTATAGATATTGGTTCAAATGCTGTTAGGCTATTAATTGCTATAATAATTGAGGAAGAAGGGAAACCAACTCGCTTTAAAAAGAGTTCTCTAGTTAGAGTTCCAATTAGATTAGGAGCCGAAGTTTTTTTAAAAAATACTATTTCTAATGAAAACAAAAGGCGCTTAAAAGATACAATGATGGCATTTAAGCTGCTTATGAAATCTCATAAAGTAGAACGTTATAAAGCATGTGCGACATCTGCAATGCGTGAGGCTACAAATGGCGTTGAAATAGCACAAGAAATATTTGAACATTCTAAAATTCAAATTGATATAATAGATGGAGAAGAGGAAGCTGCTATAATAGCGGAAACTGATTTACATGAGTATATAGATAACGATAGAAATTATGTCTATGTTGATGTTGGAGGTGGAAGTACTGAATTTTCTATTATTCATAATGGTGAAAAAGTAACCTCAAAATCTTTTAAAATTGGAACTGTAAGGCTTTTAAATGATATTGTAAAACGAGAAACTTGGCTGGAATTAGAATCATGGATTAAATTAAATACCGAAAAGTACGATAAAGTAGATGTGATTGGATCTGGAGGAAATATTAACAAAATATTTAAAATCTCAGGTAAAGCTATTGGTAAACCACTTACATATTTTTATTTAAGTACTTATTACCATACTCTAAAATCTTATTCTTATGAAGAACGTATTACAGAATTAGATTTAAACCAAGATAGGGCAGATGTTATAATTCCAGCTATGCAAATATATTTATCGGCAATGAAATGGAGTAGAGCAAAACACATTTATGTGCCAAAAATTGGATTGTCTGATGGTATAATAAAGAGTTTGTACTATGAAACAATACCTAGCAAAACTATTTAA